The sequence GGCGTCTCAATGGACCTGAACGGGCTGCCAAGGGCGGCATGCGCGTTGTCAATCTTGGGGCGCTGCTTGGTCTTTCCGAACCACGTCGGGAAATGTTTTTCACCGGGTTACATGCCAGCTACCTTGAAAACAAGTATATCGATACCGAGGTTGCCATTTCCCTGCCCCGATTTAATGAGGCGGAAGGCGATTTTCAACCCGACTACCTGGTGAATGACAAAACCTTTGTTCAGTTCATGACCGCGCTGCGTATTTTCCTGCCGCGTTCGGGACTGACTGTCTCCACCCGTGAAAATGCCATCTTTCGTGATCGCATTCTTCCCCTGGGTGTTACGCGTTACTCTGCCGGATCAAGCACCGGTGTCGGTGGATATACAGAGATACCAGACGGGCAGACGCCGCAATTTGAAATTACCGATGCCCGCACCGTGGCTCAGGTGGCCGATGCGATTCTGGCCCAGGGTTATCAGCCGATTTACAAAGATTGGGACTTCATATAATGAAAATCGGTATTGCCGGGGTCGGTGGTATCGGCTCCAACGTGGCCCTTAACCTGGTTCGAAGCGGTGTTATGAAACTCAAACTGGTCGATTTTGACCGGGTAGAATCCGGCAATCTCAACCGTCAGTTTTATTTTGCCGACCAGATCGGCTTGTTCAAGGTCGAGGCCCTTAAGATCAATTTAAGCCGCATTAACCCTGAGGTGTCCCTTGAGGCGCAGGTTCAGCGTATTGACGTGCAAAACTGCGCTGAACTGTTTTCCGACTGCGATCTTCTTGTTGAGGGCTTTGACCGCCAAGAGGATAAAAAAATGCTCATTGAAACCTTTGCTAATAAAAAGGATGTGGTTTCAGCCTGTGGTATTGCCGGATCCGATTTGGCCGGCATACGTTCACGCAGAATCGGCAACTGCTGCATTGTCGGCGACTTCACCACCGATTGTGACCAGGCCCCGCTGTTCAGTCACAAGGTCACCACAGTTGCCAATCACATGAGTGAATTTATTCTCTGTCAACCTGGCGTAATTCGTGGATAGTAAGAGGTTGAATATTTAGGCCGTATAAAAGATGGACAACTTAGGTATTAATCGGTAAGTAAATACCATGAGAGTCTATTTTAGCATACTTACGATCATCCTTGCGTTTTTAGTTGTCCCTGCATCTGCCCAGGAACACACGTTGTTTAAGGACCGGGATGATTATATGGCCAACCTGGTATCAAAAATAAAAGCCTCCATCGTATCCGTGGGCACCTATTCTTACAAGGATGTCCCCATGATCCGGTTCCGCGGTACCGGTTTTGCCATCGGGGACGGCAGCAGAATCGTCACCAACCAGCATGTGGTCCAGGGCATTAAAGAAAAGAAACGCATGTTCCATCTGCGTATTTTTCATAAAAATTTGCCGGGGAAGGGGGTCAAGGCCGTCCTGGTAGCCGAGGACCCTTTCCACGACCTGGCCATATTGGATATGGCGCACAAACTTGATCCCCTGCCCATGGCGGCAGCAGGCACCCTCAAAGAGGGGCACCACGTGGCATTTACCGGATATCCCATCGGCTTTGTTCTCGGTCTCAATGCAACCACTCACACAGGTATTGTTTCGGCCATTGCGCCGGTCATTCTGCCCAGCCCCCACGGCAGCCTGATCAAAGGAGAGATGATCAAATACCTTGAACACCCCTGGGATATTATTCAGCTTGATGCCGTTGCCTTTCCGGGGAACAGCGGAAGCCCGGTCTATCGGATCGCCACCGGACAAGTTGTCGGGGTGATCAATAAAGTTTTTGTCAAAGGGAAAAAAGAACACGCCCTTAAAGAACCCACGGGAATCACTTATGCCGTTCCTGTCAGTTTTGTCCGAAAACTTAACCGGTCCATTAGAGATTAAGCGGACCCAATCCTAATTTTATCCCGGTAGAAAGGTCAAAACACCCTGGATAAAGGCCGTGAACAAAATCCCCAGGACAATGCCAAAACTGATACGGCTTAGTACCGGGCCTGATAACGGCGCAGACAGCGGATAATAACAAAGCCCGATTCCGGTACCGGCAAGAAAACCAAATAGATGGGCAGATACATCGGTATTTTCTCCATGGCTGAACATGGCTGTAAGTGTGGCTGCCGCGGCAAAAGGGGCCAGCGCTTTAACTTTTGGAAATACGGAATGACCTGATTCTGCGTCAATGGTCATGCGCCGGGCGCCAAGAAGTCCTGCCGCCGCCATGACCGCCGTGGAGGCCCCGATGGAAAGCCGTAAATCCCGGCCAAAACTTTCAGATATCAGATTGCCGGCCGTGCCCGCGGCCAAAAGCAGCAAAAGGCCCTGCCCGTAACCGGTCACGCGCAGTAAGGGGCCTGCAAGTATAAGCAGCCCGGCCATATTTCCTATAAGATGTTCCGTGTTGCTGTGTAGAAATAAGGCTGTTACGGCCCTGAAACTTTGCCCCTGGCTTAGATAGTATGAAGACGAGCCAAAGTCCAAAATCGCTTGTTTGTGCAGGCCTCTGGTGGTGATTATGTAATGGATGGCTGCCAGAAAAAAGGCCAGTGCCAGGGTTGCGGGGGAGAAAAAAATTCCGGTCGGCACATGGGGGACCGGCCTTGGGACCGCTTTGTTTTCTCTTGCGTATTGTTTAAGTTGTTGTTGGGCGTTAAAAACATCGTCATCGGGGACAAGAATATCGTACAATCCGTCAGGGCCTGTATCAATGACAGCCCTGACGGACTGGGAAGCCAGGACCACCAGAATAAGATCGGCCTGCTTTCTGGTGTTTTTATTGTATATACTGCCTGTGAAAATAGATTTCATTTTTTCCTTGCCGGATGTGTTTATTTCCGGCTATGAATATAGCTCATGCGATAAAAAGAATAAAGGAGCCTTAAGATGAAGATCATTCGTTTTATTACCCAGCAGGGTAAAGAAGTTATGGGGTGCGACTGGGACGGACAAACGGCCAGTATAGTGGAACAGTCTGCGGATTACAGTTTCACCGATACCGGTGAACGGGTGGATGTGGTGAAACTTCTGCCCCCGGTGGAGCCGTCGGCCATTATCTGTATCGGACTTAATTACCGGCGTCATGCAGAAGAGACCGGCCAGGAAATCCCAAAATATCCGGCTATATTCATGAAATACCCCGGGTCCCTTGCCGGGCACAAGGATGCCATTGTAATCCCGGAATGTGCGTCGGATCCGCCCGAGGTGGATTACGAAGCCGAGCTTGGGGTGATCATTAAAAAGACCGCTAAAAATGTATCCGAGGAAGAGGCCTTGGATTATGTACTTGGCTATACCTGCACCAATGACGTGTCTGCCCGGCGGTGGCAGAAACATGCCGGAGGATTCCAGTGGACCCGGGGAAAAAGTTATGACACCTTTTGTCCCTGTGGGCCTGTTATGACCACGGCAGACGAAATTACGGATCCCCAGAATCTTGCCATTAAGTGCCGCCTGAATGGAGAACTCATGCAGGACAGCCACACCAGCGACATGGTATTCAGCATCGCAAATATGATTTCCTACCTGTCCCAGTCTTCTACCCTTTTACCCGGCACCCTGATCCTGACAGGTACGCCCGAAGGGGTGGGCTTTACCCGTAAACCTCGCGTGTTTCTGGCGCCGGGAGATCGAGTGGAGGTTGAAATTGAAGGCATTGGCGTGCTTGAAAATCCTGTGGAAAAAGAGGAATAAAAAGCGATAAATAAGGGTCCCCCCGGGTGGTTACCCGGGGGGACAGGAGAGAAGGGAGTGGATGGGAGGATGGGTAGTTGCTTGGTAGGTATATATTAGTTATTTTCTGGAGAGGTCTCTTCTTGGGGGCTGTCAAATCCCATACCGGGGATACAATTAAATCCGGCGCCTTTGTCAAATCCATGATAGCCGCGGCCTTTACCCCGGGAGCCGTATCCCATGCCATAGCAGCCAAATCCCCGACCCATTCCCATGGGCATGTATTTTAATTCCGGAGAGATTTTTCTGGCATCCAGGGCAAATTCCAAGCGTTTAACAGCCAGATCTTTTTCTAAATCCGCTTTTTCGGTGACCATGGCTTTCAGTTTTGCCGGATCAGGATCAGATGTTTCCATATACATGCGGATCTGCTGATTCAGGGTCATCATGTCTGCGCGCATCTCATAGGTGTTATCAATAAATTTTTGACGCAGATCGCGAAGCTGTTTCTGCTGTTCATCGGTCAGGTTCATGCACGCCCGGGGTTTGGCTTGTTTTAAACCCTTGCCCTTGCCCTGTTTTGGGGGGTATGCAAATGCACCGGCGGAAAAGGTGCATGTGATAATCACGATGGTTAATGCGGCTAATGTTTTTTTCATAATGCCTCCTTTGTGGCTTATGGTTTATGTTCTGTGATTCGTGTTTTTATTATCTTAAGGTTTGATCATCGTTGCAACTATGATCAAATCTATATAGAAACTAAAGCAATTGGCGTGCCACCTGTCTTGAAATTCGTTGAAGCCTCTTTATATCAGGTCTTTTGGGTCTACAAACCATATCAGGGGAGTTTTGGGATTGGTTCTAACGTCGGCCGCTGTAGGGGCAGGCCACCGTGCCTGCCCTAACGAGGGCAACCACAGAGGGATTGCCCCTACGAAAAATAGCCGACAATAGAATTAAGCCCGGAATTTTAAAAAAATCAGACAAAGTGTGTACTTTTTACCCAGACAGGGGTATACAATCGGGTAAAAAATATACTTTTTACGTATCTGTGTTAACCCAATGAATAGATTAAAATTAAATATTGCCCGAAATACGCCGGGGTTAGTGCCGCCTCTGACTATGGTGGGGGTACTGATTGTGCTGTTGCCTGTATTTATTCTGATGACCCTGGACCGGGTAAAAAAACAGGATGAGTTTATCCGGGAGCGATTTTTAATCACCGGCACCTCTCTAATCCGCACATTTGAAGCAGGCACCCGGATTGGTGTGCTATCCATGCAGTGGGGCACCAAAAGAATTCAGTCGATGCTGGAGGCAACCGCAGGCCAGCCCGATGTTGCCTATATCATGATCACCGATGCCATGGGAAAGATTATTGCCCATTCCGATGCCGTCATGGTGGGTAAAATTTATGACAGATGGACAGAACTTAGCCCGTTGCCCAGAGACCCTCAACGGATTTTCAGCCGCTCCCTGAATACCCAGGATGGGCCGGTTCTGGAAGTGGTCAAGCGTTTTGTGCCGTTTCATTCTATGCCCAGAGGTCGAAGACGGGGGCCCGGCCATGGCCCCGATCCCGGCTACGGAAATATGCCGCCCGGATCGCCTGGTGCTGAAAGATTGCCCAGGCCGGCTTTCGACGCATTTGGGCAAACCGATCACTATATTTTTGCCGGGATGTCCATGGCCGGGGTGCAGGCGGCCCAGGCCCGGGGATTTAAGAACATTGTTATTAAAGGGCTTTTGTTTTTTGTTTTTTGCTGTTCAGGTATTATTGCCCTGTTTGCCTTTCAGGCTTACAGGGGAGCCCGGTCATCCCTGGAACAGGTTAAGGCGTTTTCCGACAATGTGGTTCAGAATATGCCCTCGGGCCTGATCACGTTAGATACGGAGTTTAATGTGACTTCAGCCAACCGGGCTGCCGAAAAGATTTTGGGTGAAATTCCTGAAAAAGCCTGTCCCCAGATGGCTGCCATGGCTGCTGAAATTTCGGGGTCAGGAGG comes from uncultured Desulfobacter sp. and encodes:
- the thiF gene encoding sulfur carrier protein ThiS adenylyltransferase ThiF, whose amino-acid sequence is MKIGIAGVGGIGSNVALNLVRSGVMKLKLVDFDRVESGNLNRQFYFADQIGLFKVEALKINLSRINPEVSLEAQVQRIDVQNCAELFSDCDLLVEGFDRQEDKKMLIETFANKKDVVSACGIAGSDLAGIRSRRIGNCCIVGDFTTDCDQAPLFSHKVTTVANHMSEFILCQPGVIRG
- a CDS encoding serine protease — its product is MRVYFSILTIILAFLVVPASAQEHTLFKDRDDYMANLVSKIKASIVSVGTYSYKDVPMIRFRGTGFAIGDGSRIVTNQHVVQGIKEKKRMFHLRIFHKNLPGKGVKAVLVAEDPFHDLAILDMAHKLDPLPMAAAGTLKEGHHVAFTGYPIGFVLGLNATTHTGIVSAIAPVILPSPHGSLIKGEMIKYLEHPWDIIQLDAVAFPGNSGSPVYRIATGQVVGVINKVFVKGKKEHALKEPTGITYAVPVSFVRKLNRSIRD
- a CDS encoding rhomboid family intramembrane serine protease, giving the protein MKSIFTGSIYNKNTRKQADLILVVLASQSVRAVIDTGPDGLYDILVPDDDVFNAQQQLKQYARENKAVPRPVPHVPTGIFFSPATLALAFFLAAIHYIITTRGLHKQAILDFGSSSYYLSQGQSFRAVTALFLHSNTEHLIGNMAGLLILAGPLLRVTGYGQGLLLLLAAGTAGNLISESFGRDLRLSIGASTAVMAAAGLLGARRMTIDAESGHSVFPKVKALAPFAAAATLTAMFSHGENTDVSAHLFGFLAGTGIGLCYYPLSAPLSGPVLSRISFGIVLGILFTAFIQGVLTFLPG
- a CDS encoding fumarylacetoacetate hydrolase family protein; translated protein: MKIIRFITQQGKEVMGCDWDGQTASIVEQSADYSFTDTGERVDVVKLLPPVEPSAIICIGLNYRRHAEETGQEIPKYPAIFMKYPGSLAGHKDAIVIPECASDPPEVDYEAELGVIIKKTAKNVSEEEALDYVLGYTCTNDVSARRWQKHAGGFQWTRGKSYDTFCPCGPVMTTADEITDPQNLAIKCRLNGELMQDSHTSDMVFSIANMISYLSQSSTLLPGTLILTGTPEGVGFTRKPRVFLAPGDRVEVEIEGIGVLENPVEKEE
- a CDS encoding Spy/CpxP family protein refolding chaperone; the protein is MKKTLAALTIVIITCTFSAGAFAYPPKQGKGKGLKQAKPRACMNLTDEQQKQLRDLRQKFIDNTYEMRADMMTLNQQIRMYMETSDPDPAKLKAMVTEKADLEKDLAVKRLEFALDARKISPELKYMPMGMGRGFGCYGMGYGSRGKGRGYHGFDKGAGFNCIPGMGFDSPQEETSPENN
- a CDS encoding ATP-binding protein; this translates as MNRLKLNIARNTPGLVPPLTMVGVLIVLLPVFILMTLDRVKKQDEFIRERFLITGTSLIRTFEAGTRIGVLSMQWGTKRIQSMLEATAGQPDVAYIMITDAMGKIIAHSDAVMVGKIYDRWTELSPLPRDPQRIFSRSLNTQDGPVLEVVKRFVPFHSMPRGRRRGPGHGPDPGYGNMPPGSPGAERLPRPAFDAFGQTDHYIFAGMSMAGVQAAQARGFKNIVIKGLLFFVFCCSGIIALFAFQAYRGARSSLEQVKAFSDNVVQNMPSGLITLDTEFNVTSANRAAEKILGEIPEKACPQMAAMAAEISGSGGVASGEIALNQKGKGNLRLDMTVSAIPVEEDQVQGFVLLFRDLTQLRDLKKQVETNRRLAAIGKLAAGVAHEIRNPLSSIKGFATYFARQYEDIPEDVEIAKIMVQEVERMDRSITQLLEFAKPMAVQIKQTRIEPLIRHSLKLVSHDLMKKKIHVKTDIRTQREFIHTDPERICQVLLNLYMNALNAMDRSGILEVGVADVADNLEIRVADNGCGIPAKDLEKIFDPYFTTRAKGTGLGLSIAHRIVENLKGDIRVENRPSKGAVFYITLPDNQSAMVEPGNKIIK